One stretch of Tepiditoga spiralis DNA includes these proteins:
- a CDS encoding ABC transporter ATP-binding protein, with amino-acid sequence MNKENILEVKNLKTYFPIRGGIFNRVINHVKAVNGVNFELLKNETLGIVGESGCGKSTLIKTIMRGVHASEGKILFNNGNNKIDILELNKKELKSIRKNIQMIFQDPFSSLSPRMTVRNIIVEPLKINKNIKDNKKLDEIAINLLKDVGLNPKYLQRYPHAFSGGQRQRIGVARALSLKPKLLLADEPTSALDVSVQSQLLNLLTKLKEKYELSMIFISHDLSVVEHISDRMAVMYVGNIVEIGDVKEIFNKPTHPYTRALLSAVPIANPHKRNHKELLEGEVADPANLPSGCPFHPRCKYKKDICIHQKPDLKPLKSNENKKVACHFANEL; translated from the coding sequence ATGAATAAAGAAAATATTCTTGAAGTAAAAAATTTAAAAACATACTTTCCAATTCGAGGTGGAATATTCAATAGAGTAATCAACCATGTAAAAGCTGTAAATGGTGTGAACTTTGAACTATTAAAAAATGAAACTCTTGGAATAGTAGGAGAAAGTGGATGTGGAAAAAGTACCTTAATAAAAACTATTATGAGAGGAGTACATGCGAGCGAAGGAAAAATTTTATTTAATAATGGAAATAATAAAATTGATATATTGGAATTAAACAAAAAAGAATTAAAATCAATACGAAAAAATATACAGATGATTTTTCAAGATCCATTTTCTTCATTGAGCCCAAGAATGACCGTTAGAAATATCATTGTAGAACCTCTAAAAATAAATAAAAATATAAAAGACAATAAAAAATTAGATGAAATTGCAATAAATCTTTTAAAAGATGTTGGATTGAATCCAAAATATTTACAAAGATATCCACATGCATTCAGTGGAGGACAAAGACAAAGAATAGGTGTTGCAAGAGCTTTATCATTAAAACCTAAACTTTTACTAGCAGATGAGCCAACATCAGCACTTGATGTTTCAGTACAATCACAACTCTTAAACCTTTTAACAAAATTAAAAGAAAAATATGAACTCTCAATGATATTTATTTCGCATGATTTAAGTGTTGTAGAACATATAAGTGATAGAATGGCTGTTATGTATGTTGGAAATATAGTTGAAATAGGAGATGTGAAAGAAATATTTAACAAACCAACTCATCCTTATACAAGAGCGTTACTTTCAGCTGTACCAATAGCAAATCCACACAAAAGAAATCATAAAGAATTACTTGAAGGAGAAGTGGCAGATCCTGCGAACCTTCCATCTGGATGTCCTTTTCATCCAAGATGTAAATATAAAAAAGATATATGTATACATCAAAAACCAGATCTTAAACCATTAAAAAGTAATGAAAACAAAAAAGTAGCATGTCATTTTGCAAATGAACTATAA
- a CDS encoding endo-beta-N-acetylglucosaminidase: MKNYIRKTVIVVFLLLVSISIFSQQPYSSYWFPETLLNWSPENDADSDFNRGIIPLSERQVGEIVNKNAKGEAKLTVLSIMHPTTSKNPSEGSNKFNIYTFNYWQYVDKLVMWGGSASEGIIVAPSADVINAAHKNGVKVLGTIFFPPKKYGGQLKWYKDFIKKDGVLLFEKFLMADKLIQVADYYGFDGWFINQETDGVSQEDANTMKEFIQYFENHKKPNMEIMWYDAMTENGKIDWQNALNEKNDGFLKVSDSIFLNFWWKDMDSTRSYAKKIGVDPYTIFAGIDTQANGYNTTVHWDGIFPKEETPKVSLGIYCPNWTYSSSKNQEEFYKKASRYWIGENNDPSNTESKSNWKGLANYFPAKTPIVKLPFVTNFNTGNGHSFSVDGKLLSTKDWNNRSLQDILPTWRWIINGNPLKIDFDWTDAYYGGSSLKISGNLKDETTIKLYKTNLKVNKNTQLTIINKANTLGVAEIGIKLKDKTEPIYFVLNENKSSWNKKVISLSNYESKIITEILLKFKTNNEIKNYEFNLGRIAITNNEKNLIETPNNLKITKIDFINGIYANIRLKWKNNQKNLLYQIYREKINGEREYLGSTYNNVFFVSNLNRLSASENKTNLIVIPVNKLYERGKESIVSFDWVAYPKPKADFYVDKTFIAPGDTIQFQNKSKVYDEVKWFFSGGKPLITKEENPKVTYAKEGEYRVTIIAKNAVGKDTLVKEKYITVSKNAKKEMEVVSLTAEATANGNVPTETPKMALDGKKKTKWCAIGKEPHELYVTLEKEQKIGKFIVKHAEFGGESPDYNTKDFYISISKDGKTWKKVVDIKGNKDAITEHLIEPTRTKYIKLTVTKATQGGDTAARIYEFQVLAEKNAFENYALNKKAIASGNVPAEYPALCFDDKVKNNSKWCAIGKEPHWIMVDLGQIEIIDKFIIKHAEEGGENPEWNTKDFYIEVSNDKKTWKKIIDIKGNKKGVTEYLIKPIKARYAKLTVTKATQGGDTAARIYEFQVLGYKTHKLNKAAGKEAIASGCVSTETPNLAVDRDNKTKWCAVGKEPHWILIDLKDIIAINKFIIKHAQAGGESAEYNTKDFYIEVSNDKKTWKKVVDIKGNKKGITENIIKPVEARYVKLTVTKATQGGDTATRIYELEVQGKVVKKYVEEPKILFKASGSNPGETPDLIMDNEIRTKWCAVGKEPHWILIEFKKPRTIKEFTIKHAQAGGEDAKYNTKDYYIEVSIDGKTWKKVVDVKNNTKAITKDAIKPVEAKYVKLTVTKATQGEDTAVRIYELEIN; the protein is encoded by the coding sequence TTGAAAAATTATATTAGAAAAACAGTGATTGTTGTATTTTTGTTATTAGTTAGTATTAGTATTTTTTCGCAACAACCATATTCATCTTATTGGTTTCCAGAAACATTATTAAACTGGTCTCCAGAAAATGATGCAGATTCTGATTTTAACAGAGGTATAATTCCATTAAGTGAAAGACAAGTTGGAGAAATTGTAAATAAAAATGCTAAAGGTGAAGCAAAATTAACAGTGTTGAGTATAATGCACCCAACAACTTCAAAGAATCCATCTGAGGGTTCAAATAAATTTAATATTTATACATTCAATTATTGGCAATATGTTGACAAATTAGTTATGTGGGGAGGATCCGCATCGGAAGGAATAATTGTTGCACCAAGTGCTGATGTAATTAATGCTGCACATAAAAATGGTGTAAAAGTTTTAGGAACCATATTTTTTCCTCCAAAAAAATATGGTGGACAATTAAAGTGGTACAAAGATTTTATAAAAAAAGATGGAGTTCTTTTATTTGAAAAATTTCTAATGGCAGATAAATTAATTCAAGTAGCCGATTATTACGGATTTGATGGCTGGTTTATAAATCAAGAAACAGATGGAGTTTCGCAAGAAGACGCAAATACTATGAAAGAATTTATACAGTATTTTGAAAATCATAAAAAACCTAATATGGAAATAATGTGGTATGATGCTATGACTGAAAATGGAAAAATTGATTGGCAAAACGCCTTAAATGAAAAAAATGATGGATTTTTAAAAGTATCAGATAGTATATTTTTAAACTTCTGGTGGAAAGATATGGATTCAACAAGAAGTTATGCAAAAAAAATAGGAGTAGATCCCTACACTATTTTTGCAGGAATTGATACACAAGCAAATGGATACAATACAACGGTTCATTGGGATGGAATATTTCCAAAAGAAGAAACGCCAAAAGTATCCCTTGGAATTTATTGTCCAAATTGGACCTATTCAAGTTCAAAAAATCAAGAAGAATTTTATAAAAAAGCAAGTCGATATTGGATAGGTGAAAATAACGATCCAAGCAATACAGAAAGTAAGTCTAATTGGAAAGGATTAGCAAATTATTTTCCTGCAAAAACACCAATAGTTAAATTACCTTTTGTTACAAACTTTAATACAGGAAATGGACATTCATTTTCAGTTGATGGAAAATTACTGAGTACAAAAGATTGGAATAATAGAAGCTTACAAGATATTTTACCAACTTGGAGATGGATAATTAATGGAAACCCTTTAAAAATTGATTTTGATTGGACTGATGCTTATTATGGAGGTAGTTCATTAAAAATAAGTGGAAATTTAAAAGATGAAACAACAATAAAATTATATAAAACAAACTTAAAAGTAAATAAAAATACACAACTTACAATCATTAATAAAGCAAATACACTTGGTGTTGCAGAAATAGGAATAAAGTTAAAAGATAAAACAGAACCTATTTATTTTGTATTAAACGAAAATAAAAGTTCTTGGAATAAGAAGGTTATTTCATTATCAAATTATGAATCAAAAATAATTACAGAAATATTGTTAAAATTTAAAACAAATAATGAAATAAAAAATTATGAATTTAATTTAGGTAGAATAGCAATAACAAACAATGAAAAAAATTTAATAGAAACTCCAAATAATCTCAAAATCACAAAAATTGATTTTATTAATGGAATTTATGCAAATATCAGATTAAAATGGAAAAATAATCAAAAAAATTTGTTGTATCAAATATATAGAGAAAAAATAAATGGAGAAAGAGAATATCTTGGCAGTACATATAATAATGTATTCTTTGTTTCAAACTTAAATAGATTATCAGCATCTGAAAACAAAACTAATTTAATAGTAATCCCAGTAAATAAACTTTATGAAAGAGGAAAAGAATCAATCGTATCATTTGACTGGGTAGCATATCCAAAACCAAAAGCAGATTTTTATGTTGATAAAACTTTTATAGCTCCAGGAGATACTATTCAATTTCAAAACAAATCAAAAGTATATGATGAAGTAAAATGGTTCTTTTCAGGAGGAAAACCACTTATTACTAAAGAAGAAAATCCAAAAGTAACTTATGCTAAAGAAGGAGAATACAGAGTAACTATAATTGCAAAAAATGCTGTTGGAAAAGACACTCTTGTAAAAGAAAAATATATTACAGTATCTAAAAATGCAAAAAAAGAAATGGAAGTTGTATCATTAACTGCAGAGGCAACAGCAAATGGAAATGTACCAACAGAAACGCCTAAAATGGCTCTTGATGGAAAGAAAAAAACAAAATGGTGTGCAATTGGAAAAGAACCTCATGAATTATATGTTACTCTTGAAAAAGAACAAAAAATAGGAAAGTTCATAGTTAAACATGCTGAATTTGGTGGTGAATCACCTGATTATAATACAAAAGATTTTTATATATCAATAAGTAAGGATGGTAAAACATGGAAAAAAGTTGTAGATATAAAAGGAAATAAAGATGCAATTACTGAACATTTAATAGAGCCAACAAGAACAAAATATATAAAATTAACAGTAACAAAAGCAACACAAGGAGGAGACACCGCTGCTAGAATTTATGAATTTCAAGTTTTGGCAGAAAAAAATGCATTTGAAAATTATGCATTAAATAAAAAAGCAATAGCAAGTGGAAACGTACCAGCAGAATATCCAGCGCTTTGTTTTGATGATAAAGTAAAAAATAACAGTAAATGGTGTGCTATCGGAAAAGAACCTCACTGGATTATGGTAGATCTTGGACAAATAGAAATAATAGATAAATTCATAATAAAACATGCTGAAGAAGGCGGAGAAAACCCCGAATGGAACACAAAAGATTTTTATATAGAAGTTAGTAATGATAAAAAAACATGGAAAAAAATTATTGACATAAAAGGAAATAAAAAAGGCGTAACTGAATACTTAATAAAACCTATTAAAGCAAGATATGCAAAATTAACAGTAACAAAAGCAACACAAGGAGGAGACACTGCTGCTAGGATTTATGAATTTCAAGTTTTAGGATACAAAACACACAAATTAAATAAGGCAGCTGGTAAAGAAGCAATAGCAAGTGGTTGTGTATCAACTGAAACTCCAAATTTAGCAGTTGATAGAGATAATAAAACAAAATGGTGCGCAGTAGGAAAAGAACCTCACTGGATATTGATAGATCTTAAAGATATAATAGCAATAAATAAATTCATAATAAAACACGCACAAGCTGGTGGAGAAAGTGCAGAATATAATACAAAAGATTTTTATATAGAAGTTAGTAATGATAAAAAAACATGGAAAAAAGTTGTAGATATAAAAGGGAATAAAAAGGGTATAACAGAAAATATAATAAAACCAGTTGAAGCAAGATATGTAAAATTAACAGTAACAAAAGCAACACAAGGAGGAGATACTGCTACTAGAATTTATGAACTTGAAGTACAAGGAAAAGTAGTAAAAAAATATGTAGAAGAACCAAAAATATTATTTAAAGCAAGTGGAAGTAATCCTGGTGAAACACCTGATTTAATAATGGACAATGAAATAAGAACAAAATGGTGCGCAGTAGGAAAAGAACCTCACTGGATATTAATAGAGTTTAAAAAACCCAGAACAATAAAAGAATTTACAATAAAACATGCACAAGCTGGTGGAGAAGATGCAAAATACAATACAAAAGATTATTATATAGAAGTTAGTATCGACGGTAAAACATGGAAAAAAGTTGTAGATGTAAAAAATAATACAAAAGCAATTACAAAAGATGCAATAAAACCAGTTGAAGCGAAATACGTAAAACTAACAGTAACAAAAGCAACACAAGGAGAAGATACTGCCGTTAGAATTTATGAACTTGAAATAAACTAA